GTGTAGGCGGCTTAATAAGCGCCTATAGAACTGGAGCCCAAATGGCTTTGGAATCTTCAACAATTATTAAAAAAATTATTCAAGTAGAATTTGAGTTATTTTTTGAATATGCCGATATAGATAAAGTGATGCGAATTATAAAACAAGAACAATTATCCATAGTCTCTCAGAAAATGGAATTGGATTGTACTATCGTTATTTCTGTTCGTAAAAATGATGAAGAAAAAATAAACGGCATCTTTTCTGAACTGCACACTATTAAAATTAAATTGATTTCTTAACAGAATCTTGATACTCAGAAATTTTCCGTATTAAATCTTCAGGACATCGAATTGGTTTATTTTTTTTGGTGTCTATAAAAGCTAAAACGGTATGCGCATCGACCAACAACTCGTTTTTCTCGTTGAAAATCATATAGTCAAATTCGATCTTAACACCAGGTAACTTTTTTAAGTTCGTCACCACTGTTATTAGATCATCATACAATGCAGATTTCTTAAAATTAACACTTAAAGAAATAACTGGTAAGATTATACCACTTTCCTCTAATGCTTTGTAAGAAATTCCTAACCCACGTAACCACTCTACTCGTCCCATCTCTAGATATTGCGCATAGTTGCCGTGATATACGACTCCCATTTGA
This genomic stretch from Cellulophaga algicola DSM 14237 harbors:
- a CDS encoding acyl-CoA thioesterase → MDINKISFRVRYGETDQMGVVYHGNYAQYLEMGRVEWLRGLGISYKALEESGIILPVISLSVNFKKSALYDDLITVVTNLKKLPGVKIEFDYMIFNEKNELLVDAHTVLAFIDTKKNKPIRCPEDLIRKISEYQDSVKKSI